Within the Thermus tengchongensis genome, the region CCGGGCCAATGGGGTTAAGGATCCCTTGGACTTGAAGCCAGGGGACTTGGTCCTCTTGCCCGGCATCCAGGCCAAAACCACGTACCAGCGCCTTCTGGCCAAACAGGAGGCGGAGCGCCAAGCCCGCCTCGAGGCGGAGCGGCGTCGCCAGGAGGAGCTAAGGCGCCTGGCGGAGGAACGCAGGAAGCAGCAGGCCCTGGCCCAGCAACGTGCCCGGCAGGTGCAACAGGCTCAGACCCAGCGGCCCCAGGTGCGCCGGGTGAGCTACCAGGAAGGGGCCATGCGCTGGCCCCTTTCCGGTTTCCGCATCACCACCTACTTTGGCCAGCGGGGGGCTTTCCAGCGTTTCCACACGGGGATCGATCTGGCCGCCCCCTACGGCACCCCCATCGTGGCCGCCAAGGCGGGCCAGGTGGAGGTGGCGGGCTGGAGCTCCATGGGCTATGGTTTCCACGTGGTGCTGGACCATGGCGGAGGGGTGGAAACCCTCTACGCCCACATGTCCCGCATCGCCGTGCGGCCCGGGCAGTGGGTGGAGGCTGGGGAGGTGATTGGCTACGTGGGCTCCACCGGCTGGTCCACGGGGCCCCACCTGCACTTCGAGGTCCGGGTGAACGGGGTGGCCCGCAACCCCTTGGCCTATTTGCCTTGAGTAAGTTTTAGTGCCCCGGGGGCCTTTGGGCCCCCGGCTTCTTTTGGCTTGACCCGGCGGGCGGTAAGCTGGAGGATGGAGGACGGGATGGAGAAGGGTACCTTCCAGATCAAGACCGGCTTTGCCGAGATGTTCAAGGGCGGGGTGATCATGGACGTGACCACCCCCGAGCAGGCGGTGATTGCCGAGGAGGCGGGGGCGGTGGCGGTGATGGCCCTAGAGCGGGTTCCCGCCGACATCCGGGCCCAGGGGGGCGTGGCCCGCATGTCGGACCCCAAGGTGATCAAGGAGATCATGGCCGCGGTGTCCATTCCCGTGATGGCCAAGGTGCGCATCGGGCACTTCGTGGAGGCCATGATCCTCGAGGCCATCGGGGTGGACTTCATCGACGAGTCCGAGGTCCTCACCCCCGCGGATGAGGAGCACCACATCGACAAGTGGAAGTTCAAGGTGCCCTTCGTGAACGGGGCCCGGGACCTGGGGGAGGCCTTAAGGCGCATCGCCGAGGGGGCGGCCATGATCCGCACCAAGGGGGAGGCGGGCACGGGCAACGTGGTGGAGGCGGTGCGCCACGCCCGCACCATGTGGAAGCAGATCCGCTACGTCCAGTCCCTCCGGGAGGACGAGCTGGTGGCCTACGCCAAGGAGATTGGGGCCCCCTTGGAGCTGGTGAGGTGGGTCCACGACCACGGCCGCCTCCCCGTGGTGAACTTCGCCGCTGGCGGTATCGCCACCCCGGCCGACGCCGCCTTGATGATGCACCTGGGCATGGATGGGGTCTTCGTGGGAAGCGGCATCTTCAAGTCCGGTGATCCCAGGAAGCGGGCCCGGGCCATCGTGCGGGCGGTGACCCATTACAACGACCCCGAGGTGCTGGCCGAGGTCAGCGAGGACCTGGGCGAGCCCATGGTGGGCATCAACCTGGACCAGCTGAAGGAAGAGGAGCGCCTGGCCAAGCGGGGCTGGTGAGGGCATGGCCAAGGCGGTCTGCGGGGTCTACGAGATTCACCCCGAGCGGGTGGAGAAGGCCCGGGCCGCCTTGCCCAAGGAGGGGGTGCTCCAGGAGGCCGTCCTCCTCCTCAAGGCCCTGGCCGACCCCACCCGGATGCGGCTTCTTTTGGCCTTAAAGGCGGCGGGGGAGCTTTGCGTCTGCGACCTGGCCCTTTTGGCGGGGGTTTCCGTTTCCGCGGTGAGCCACCAGTTGAGGCTTTTGCGTCAGGCCCGGCTGGTGGCCTTTCGTCGGGAGGGGAAGCAGGTCTATTACCACCTGGCGGACCACCACGTGGAGAGGCTGCTGGAAGGAGCCCTAGAGCACGCATTGGAGAACACTTGAACAACTACTCAAGTAATGCTACCCTGGGGGCATGGAGGCTCCCAGGGTCCGTGTGTTCCGGGTGGAGGGTCTGGACTGCGCTGACTGCGCCTTAAAGGTGGAGAAAGCCCTTTCCGGGGTGCCTGGGGTGGTGCAGGCCCAGGTCAGCTTTGCCAGCGGTAAGGCGTATCTGCACCTCGAGGTCCCTGGGGCGGAGAAGGAGGCGGAAAGGGTGGTTTCCGCCTTGGGCTATCGCCTGAGGCCTGAGGGGGAAGCGGGGAGGAGTGTTTTTGGACCCTGGCGCTGGGCCTTGGCCTCCGGGGGGCTTCTCCTGTTGGCCTTTTTAGCCTCTTTCCTTCTTCCTCCTGGATTAGCCTCTTGGGGCTATGGGCTGGCGGCCTTGGTGGGGGTTTTCCCCCTGGCTCGTCGTGCGGTGGCTGTGTTCCGGCAAAATCCCTTCAGCATGCAAACCTTGGTCACGGTGGCCACCCTAGGGGCCATGCTCATCGGGGCGGAGGCCGAGGCGGCGGTGGTGGTCTTCCTCTTCCTCGTGGGGGAGGTGCTGGAGGCTTATAGCGTGGCCCAGGCCCGCCGGGGTCTTAGGGTCCTGGGGGAGCTCCTCCCCCGGAGGGCCTACCGGCTGGGGGACGGCGGGGTGGAGGAGGTGCCCCTCGAGGCCCTCCGGGTGGGGGACCGGGTGCGGGTGCCCCCGGGGGAGCGGGTGCCCGCGGACGGGGTGGTCCTCTCCGGGGAGGCCCTGGTGGAGGAGGCCGCCTTCACCGGGGAGCCCTTGCCCCAGGCAAAGGCCCAGGGGGATAGGGTCTACGGGGGGAGCTTGGTGGCGGAGGGCAGCCTGGTCCTCCGGGTGGAGCGTCCCCCCAAGGAGGGCTTCCTGGCGGAGATGGAACGCCTGGCGGAGGAGGCCCTTCTCAAGAAGAGCCAGGTGGAGCGGGTGGTGGATGCCTTCAGCCGCCGTTATACCCCAGCGGTCCTGGCCCTGGCTGGATTTGTGGCCTTGGTGCTTCCCCTTTTTCAAGGGGATTTCCTGGGACATGTGTACAAGGCTTTGGCCCTTCTCCTCATCGCTTGCCCTTGTGCCCTGGTGGTATCGGTGCCGGCCGCCATCGCCGCCGGGGTGGCCCGGGGGGCTAGGGCAGGGGTGCTCTTTAAGAGCGGGGCGGCCCTAGAGCGTTTGGCTGGGGTACGTTATGTGGCTTTGGACAAGACGGGGACCCTGACTTTGGGAAGGCCCCGGCTGGTGCGGGTGGTTCCCTTTGGGGTTTCGGCGGAGGAGGCCTTGGCCTTGGCGAAGGGGGTGGCGGAGGGTTCCTCCCACCCCTTGGCCCGGGCGGTGCGGGAGGCTTTGGGCCCTAAGGCCTTGCCCTCAGAGGAGCATCGGGCGGTGCCGGGCCTAGGGGCCTTCGCCCGGGTGGAGGGGAAGGAGGTGGGTTTGGTGCGGCCCGAGGTCTGGGACCTACCCCCAGAAGTAGAGGCCCAGGTGAAGGCCCTGGCGGAGGAGGGCCTGAGCCTTTCCCTCTTGGTTAAGGAGGGGGCTCCCCTGGCCCTCTTGGCCTTCCAGGATACCCTCCGCCTCGAGGCCCGGGAAGCTTTGGCCGGACTGCGTCGACTGGGCCTTAAGCTCCTATTGCTCACGGGGGACCGGGAGGCCTCTGCTTTGGCCTTGGCACAAGCCCTGGGCTTGGCCCCCGGGGAGATCCGGGCAGGTCTTTCTCCCTTGGATAAGCTTCGCCTGGTGGGGGAGTTGGAGGGTAGGGGGGGTGTGGCCATGGTGGGGGACGGGGTGAACGACGCCCCGGCCCTGGCCCGGGCCAGGGTGGGGCTTGCCGTGGCCGGGGGCACGGGGATGGCCTTGCAGAGCGCAGACGTGGGGCTTCTAAGCCTTTCCGCCTTGCCCCAGGCCTTCCGGCTAAGCCGTCTGGCCCTGGGCGTGGTCCGCCAGAACGTGGCCTTGGCGGTGGGGCTCAAAGGGCTATTTCTTCTCACCACCTTGGTGGGCTTGACCGGGCTTTGGCCGGCGGTTTTGGCGGACAACGGGGCCTTGATCTTGGTGACCCTGAACAGCTTGCGCCTTCTCTGGACCCGCTTGTAGGTTATAATGCCTCCATGCCAAAGGTCTATCCGCGTTTGCTGGAGCAGTTTTTCCAGAGTGAGGCCAAAGGGGGTGTGCTCCTTTTCCTAGCGGCCCTTTTGGCCTTTGTCCTGGCCAATACCCCCTGGTCTAGTCTCTACTTTGCCCTGCGGGAGGTGCCTGCGGGTGTTCGGCTGGGGGCTTTTGGCCTGGAAAAGCCCCTTCTCCTTTGGGTCAACGATCTCCTGATGGCTCTTTTCTTCCTTCTGGTGGGGCTTGAGCTAAAGCGGGAGGTTCTTTCAGGGGAGCTAAGGGAGCCCCGGCGGGCGGGCCTGGCACTGGCTGGGGCTTTGGGGGGTATGGCGGTTCCTGCCCTCCTCTATCTGGGGGTGAACCCTGGTTTGCCCGAGGCCCGGGGCTGGGGGGTGCCCATGGCCACCGATATCGCCTTTGCCCTTGGGGTGTTGGCCTTGGTGCCCCGGGTGCCCCTGGGACTTAAGCTCTTTCTCACCGCTTTGGCCATTGTGGACGACCTGGGGGCCGTGTTGGTGATCGCCATCTTTTACACAGGGGGCTTGGAACCTCTACCCCTGGGCTTGGCGGCCCTAACCTTGGGGTTAGGCCTGCTCCTAAACCGCATGGGGGTCTGGCACCTCTGGCCCTACATGCTCCTGGGATTGCCCCTGTGGTACTTTGTCCTCAAGTCTGGCCTCCACGCCACCTTGGCTGGGGTGTTTCTAGCCTTGGCTATTCCTTTGCGGCGGGCTAGGCCCTTCCAAGGAGCTACGTCTGCCCAAGATCCAGAGGATTTGGAGGGGGAGTTGGAGGGCCTCGAGGAGGAGGTGGAGGAAGCCCAAAGCCCCCTGCACCGTCTGGAGCACGCCCTACATCCCTGGGTGGCGTATGGGGTGCTTCCCACCTTCGCCTTCTTCAATGCCGGGGTGGCTTTGACAGGCCTGGAGTTTGGGGTGGTGGCCCTGGGGGTGGCCCTGGGGCTTTTACTGGGCAAACCCCTGGGGATCCTCCTTTTGGTCTGGCTCGCCCTGCGCCTCCGGCTTGGGGTTTTGCCTGAAGGGGTGGACCTAAAGGGTATCCTGGGGGTAGGTTTCCTTGCGGGCATCGGCTTTACCATGGCCCTCTTTATTGCGGGCCTCGCCTTTGAAGGGGACCTTCTGGACCAGGCCAAGGTGGGGGTGATGGCCGCCTCCTTATTGGCCGGGCTTTTGGGCTTCACCCTGGTGCGGGCTTCCCTTGACAGGGGCCGGGCCTAGGTCCAGGATGAGGGGCGTGGTCGGTGTTCTAGCCCTGCAAGGGGATTTCCGCGAGCACAAGGAGGTGCTTAAGCGCCTGGGCATAGGGGCAAAGGAGGTGCGAAAGAAGGAGCACCTGGAGGGGCTGGAGGCCCTCATCGTGCCTGGCGGGGAGTCCACCACCATAGGCAAGCTGGCCCGGGAATACGGAATCGAGGACGAGGTGCGCAGGCGGGTGGAAGAGGATTCCCTGGCCCTCTTCGGCACCTGCGCCGGGGCCATATGGTTAGCCAAGGAGATCCTGGGCTACCCGGAGCAGCCCCGGTTGGGAGTGCTGGATGTGGCGGTGGAGCGCAACGCCTTCGGCCGCCAGGTGGAGAGCTTTGAGGAGGAAGTGGAGATCGAGGGCCTCGGACCCTTCCGCGGGGTCTTCATCCGCGCCCCCGCCTTCCGGCGGTTGGGAGAGGGGGTGGAGGTCTTGGCGGAGCTAGGGGACCTGCCCGTCCTGGTGCGCCAGGGGAAGGTGCTCGCCAGCGCCTTCCACCCCGAGCTCACCCCTGACACCCGTCTGCACCGCCTCTTCCTGGACCTGGCGGGGCTTTAGCCCCCGTAGGCCAGGCGGCGCCAGAGCCACTCCAGGGGCCCCTGGGGAAAGCGGAGCAGCCAGAGGTGGGCCAAGGCCACCTGTAATACCACCCCACGGGGACTTCGTCCCCGTGGAGGCCCTGGTGATACCCTTTTCTGTAGTATCCTTCTTCCATGCCTCAGGTAGCCCGTCACCTGACCCTGAGGGAACTGGAGCGGAGGTACAAAAAGGCCAAGGACCCGGCGGAAAAGACCCGCTTCCAAGCCGTCTACCACGCGGCCAAGGGCCTCTCCGCCAGGGAGATCGCCCGCATCACCCTGCAGACCCCCCGCTGGGTGCACGCCACCGTGCGCCGGTACAACCTCCTGGGCCCCGAAGCCCTGCGGGATGGGCGGCACAACAACCCCGGACCCCGGCCCAAGCTCACCCCGGAGGAGACCCTAAAGGTGCTGGAGGCCCTGGAGGGTCCCCCTCCGGACGGGGGCTTGTGGACGGGGCCCAAGCTGCAGCGGTGGGTGGCGGAACATTTGGGAAAGCGGCTTTCCCTCGTCACGAGCGGAGCTCGTATCTTGACCCCCATCTACCGCCTACTCCACGAGGCGGGGTTTGCCCTGCGGGTACCGCGCCCGGTGCACCGGAAGGCGGAGAGGGAGGCACAGGAGGCGTTCAAAAAAACTCCGCCAAGAGGTGGAGGCGGCCCGGGCAGCGGGGCGAAGGGTGAGGGTGTTGGCCTACGATGAGCACCGGATGGGGCTGAAGCCGGTGTACCGGCGGGTGTGGGCCCGGCGGGGGGAGAGGCCTAAGGCGGTGGTGGCGCACCGGTACCGGTGGTTCTACCTGTGCACCTTCGTGGAGCCGGAGACGGGGGAGAGCCTGAGCCTTCTGGTGGATGGGATAGACACCGGGGTGATGAGCTGGGTGNGGGTGATGAGCTGGGTGTTGCGGGAGTTCCGGGGGTGGCTTGGGGAGGGGGGGTTCGGCCGGTGTTTTTGCCTCCCTACTCCCCGGAGCTGCAGGCGGTGGAGGGGCGGTGGTTGGTGCTGCAGGGGGACCGGGAGCTCCTCAGGAGGCACACCCTCTTCCACTGGTGGCCCGGGGCGAAGGGTTTAGCGTGAAAGGGTATTACCCCCACCAGGGTTGGAACCCAGGTGGGGGTATCCCGAAGAACGTGGCCGTCGTGGCTACCTTTCAGGATTGTTTCGGAAAAGACGTTGAGCCTCGGGATCAGGGGATACCTCAGTGGGACCCGCGGACTGGGGAGACACACCGGTGCGGCAACGGATGCTGTATTTCCATGCTGTACCTGGGTCGGGCCCAACCACCGTTACCCTGAATGTATTCTGGCCTGGTTGCTTGCGGAAGATGTTGTCAAACTGCCCCGCGCCCGGCCCGGAGATGCCGCCAGGATATTTCGGATCACCGTCGTATCGGCTACTGCCTCGCCAACCCGTGTCCAAAACCTGGGTGCCCACGGGGTATTCCACGAAGATCCGGTCAGGGATGCTGTACGTGTCAAAGGCGATGTCAAAGACAGCCCCGTCGGGGATCACGCTGATATCCCAGTTGTCCCGGGTGATTCCGTAACCCCCGCTGTTGGCTGCCTTCCAGACGTTGCAGATGTTGAGGTTGTAATCGTTGCTCTGCTCCGGCATCTCGATATAGACGGGGACCACCTGGCTAGCCCGGGTGGTGCCAGCACTGAGCTGGATAGTCAGCCCGTAGGCTCCCGGGTTGCTATAGGCGTGGGAAATACTTTCATTGTGCGGGCTTCGGCTAGCGCTCACATTCCGGCTTCCCGTGGTTCCGTCGCCAAAGTTCCAAGACAGGGAAAAGTTGGCGGACTGCTGCGTGAGGTGCAGAACCTTGATGTTGAAGACGTAGGTCTCATCTTTTCTGCCGTTGGAAATCTCGGGAGGGGTAACCTGCATGTTGGGCCCCAAGGTGGGGCGTATTCCCGCGGTGCCCACCTGCACATCGTAGCAAGCGTAGGTGTCCTTATACTTCACCACATCGTAGGTCATCCCCAAGGTGTCTACAATGGTGGGCACCACCAGGAACTTTCCGAACGATTTGACTCCCTTTAGCTGGCCCAACCTCCGCTCTACCTCCTGGGCCGCCCGCAGTTCTCTATTAAGCTGTTGCTGCAGGAGAGCCCTCTCTTGGTTGAGGACGTACAAGCCCACCTGGTTGGAGAACCTGAGGTCGACTTCCCCACTCTTGGTGAAGTAATTCTTGCCCCGCTTTCTACCCAGGATCGCGATGTCGCTTCTGTACTTTTGGGCCAGGTCTTTCCACTGGGCACCCGGATTACTCCTCAGATTGGGGTCGGCAATTTCCCGTTCTATCCGGGCGATCCGGTCTTGAGAAATCACTATTCTCAACCTGTGTAAATTTCTCGCGTACTCTGCTCGCCCAATCTGGTATTCCACATCGTTAAAGTAAGCGTTCACCCCCGCGTTAGCGATTGCAACCATCGCTGAAAGCACGCTTTCGTCCAAAGCTGCATCGACCAAGTCTCCACCTGGTCCCACAAACCCAGATAAAGTTAGCGCGAACTCAATCCAACCCCTTGTGGTAGCAATCCCGTTTAGATCAACCAGAAGGTCTTGCAGGGGGAAGGCCCCGTTTGTTTTGGACCAGCCACCCAGCGCAGAAGGCACGAGGCACACCAGGTACCGACCATCTAGAGAGCCGGACAGGTTAAGGGTTTTGGTAGCAGGGCCCGTGAGCCAGCGGAAGGACAGGTCCGCCTCGGGAATCACCACTTCTCTCCCCGTAGAGAGTATCTGCTCGCTCTCGTAGCCCATCCAGCCCGCGGCCCAAGTGATGGACGTATTGTTGGTTACCTCAAGAGCTCCCCCCACGAAGCGAACATCCGGGGTGTCGGTGGGCGATTGCGAAAGAGGCTCTATGGTATTGGGGAGGCTGGCGATGAGGTTAGCCACAAGATCGCCCGCAATTTCGGCGCTGAGGGCGACAATCCCATCATCCTCGTAGGGGCTCTCGCCCCGCTCAACCGCGTCTCGGATCCTTCGCACCAACTCGCTGTAGCGGGGGTGCTGTTGCACCTGAGGCTCAATTGCCTCCAAAGAGGGGAGGCCAAGGGTGATCCAGTCCACCCAGTCCCAATAGGCGACCATGCTGAGAGCTGTGCTCTCAACGCTGATGGCAACCTCGGTTTGGCCAGGTTTGATCAGGGCCGCACCCATGAGGCGTATTGGGTCCCGGTCGTTGTTTGGAACGTGATAGGCTTTAACGACGGAGTAGAAGCCGTTGGGATTCCCCACCAGGTTGGAGGCTGTGCTTAGAGTCTGCAGAGTCCCCCTAGGGGCCTCAAGACCGTTTGTGAAAACCAGCGGCTGGCTGGTAGGAAGTAGGTTCACAACCCTTACAGCCCCTACAGGGATATTGGCCTGCTGGAAAAGTAGCGAAAGGGTATCTGGAGAGGGGGGTTCTTCCCTGGTCTGCCATGCACAACCGGTCCACATGATCAAGCCCACCAGTACCGCACCCCAAAAGAACCTAGCCATGGTGCCTTTACCTCCTCCTCACATCTATACATACATCCATGGGCCGTGTCAACAACCTGTAATTCCTTCGTTTGCTACTTGATCTGCACCCCTTGGGTATGAGAAAAGGGGGATGCTATGCGACCCGATCGCGAGCATCCCCTTTACCATCTTGACGCAGAAACCCTCCTGGTGGCTACCTACATCTGGGTCGACGACGCCCTCAAGGCCCTCCAAGCCCAAGGCATCCGCCTCCCCAAACCTCAGCGCCACCAAAAAGCTACCCTCCCCGAGCTCTTGACCATCGCCCTCTTCCTGACCTTCCTGGGCCTCGACCTCAGCAAAGGCTACCTCCTCGTACAAGCCCTCCTCCGCCCTTACTTCCCCTCCCTACCCCACCTCTCCCGCTTCCTCCGCGTCTTGCAAAACGCCCAGTCCCTCCTGGCCCACCTGGCCCTCCGCCTGGCCCAGGGGCCCAGCCTCCTGCACGTGGTGGACTTGAAGCCCCTGCCCATGGCCCACGGCCACCGCATCCGGGGCTACGCCCTGCCTGGTTCCGGGGTTGGGGTCGGCCCTCTGGGGGGCTTTGCGGGCTACGCCCTGGTGGGGGTCATCAACGACCGGGGGCTGTTTCACCGCTGGGCCCTTCTGCCCGGGAATGCCCGGGAGACCTGGGCCAGGGAGCTTCTGGAGGGCTTGGAGCATGTCCTAGGGGACCGGGGCTTTCGTTGGGTGGAGGGGGTGGTCACGCCGCCCTACCGCACCCGGGGAGGGAAGGTGGTAGGCACCCCTTGGAGAGCATGGATGGGGAGGGTGAGGAACTGGATAGAGACGC harbors:
- a CDS encoding LysM peptidoglycan-binding domain-containing M23 family metallopeptidase produces the protein MRGIWGSLWLLVSSLAFAKLPVLSPLPLPENTVEVGRVAKKGWVLYEVKPGDTLAGIAARYGVDPRHIMWSSNLQSDRLQVGQRLLIPLAAVEDRSPRVPPGVEVYRVRPGDTLQGVASRYGISVLDLVSANPSLESLDRLVAGSVLYIPRKAKGLVVSLPEGQTLVDLAARFGLSPVAVARANGVKDPLDLKPGDLVLLPGIQAKTTYQRLLAKQEAERQARLEAERRRQEELRRLAEERRKQQALAQQRARQVQQAQTQRPQVRRVSYQEGAMRWPLSGFRITTYFGQRGAFQRFHTGIDLAAPYGTPIVAAKAGQVEVAGWSSMGYGFHVVLDHGGGVETLYAHMSRIAVRPGQWVEAGEVIGYVGSTGWSTGPHLHFEVRVNGVARNPLAYLP
- the pdxS gene encoding pyridoxal 5'-phosphate synthase lyase subunit PdxS, producing the protein MEKGTFQIKTGFAEMFKGGVIMDVTTPEQAVIAEEAGAVAVMALERVPADIRAQGGVARMSDPKVIKEIMAAVSIPVMAKVRIGHFVEAMILEAIGVDFIDESEVLTPADEEHHIDKWKFKVPFVNGARDLGEALRRIAEGAAMIRTKGEAGTGNVVEAVRHARTMWKQIRYVQSLREDELVAYAKEIGAPLELVRWVHDHGRLPVVNFAAGGIATPADAALMMHLGMDGVFVGSGIFKSGDPRKRARAIVRAVTHYNDPEVLAEVSEDLGEPMVGINLDQLKEEERLAKRGW
- a CDS encoding ArsR/SmtB family transcription factor, producing the protein MAKAVCGVYEIHPERVEKARAALPKEGVLQEAVLLLKALADPTRMRLLLALKAAGELCVCDLALLAGVSVSAVSHQLRLLRQARLVAFRREGKQVYYHLADHHVERLLEGALEHALENT
- a CDS encoding heavy metal translocating P-type ATPase; its protein translation is MEAPRVRVFRVEGLDCADCALKVEKALSGVPGVVQAQVSFASGKAYLHLEVPGAEKEAERVVSALGYRLRPEGEAGRSVFGPWRWALASGGLLLLAFLASFLLPPGLASWGYGLAALVGVFPLARRAVAVFRQNPFSMQTLVTVATLGAMLIGAEAEAAVVVFLFLVGEVLEAYSVAQARRGLRVLGELLPRRAYRLGDGGVEEVPLEALRVGDRVRVPPGERVPADGVVLSGEALVEEAAFTGEPLPQAKAQGDRVYGGSLVAEGSLVLRVERPPKEGFLAEMERLAEEALLKKSQVERVVDAFSRRYTPAVLALAGFVALVLPLFQGDFLGHVYKALALLLIACPCALVVSVPAAIAAGVARGARAGVLFKSGAALERLAGVRYVALDKTGTLTLGRPRLVRVVPFGVSAEEALALAKGVAEGSSHPLARAVREALGPKALPSEEHRAVPGLGAFARVEGKEVGLVRPEVWDLPPEVEAQVKALAEEGLSLSLLVKEGAPLALLAFQDTLRLEAREALAGLRRLGLKLLLLTGDREASALALAQALGLAPGEIRAGLSPLDKLRLVGELEGRGGVAMVGDGVNDAPALARARVGLAVAGGTGMALQSADVGLLSLSALPQAFRLSRLALGVVRQNVALAVGLKGLFLLTTLVGLTGLWPAVLADNGALILVTLNSLRLLWTRL
- the nhaA gene encoding Na+/H+ antiporter NhaA, which gives rise to MPKVYPRLLEQFFQSEAKGGVLLFLAALLAFVLANTPWSSLYFALREVPAGVRLGAFGLEKPLLLWVNDLLMALFFLLVGLELKREVLSGELREPRRAGLALAGALGGMAVPALLYLGVNPGLPEARGWGVPMATDIAFALGVLALVPRVPLGLKLFLTALAIVDDLGAVLVIAIFYTGGLEPLPLGLAALTLGLGLLLNRMGVWHLWPYMLLGLPLWYFVLKSGLHATLAGVFLALAIPLRRARPFQGATSAQDPEDLEGELEGLEEEVEEAQSPLHRLEHALHPWVAYGVLPTFAFFNAGVALTGLEFGVVALGVALGLLLGKPLGILLLVWLALRLRLGVLPEGVDLKGILGVGFLAGIGFTMALFIAGLAFEGDLLDQAKVGVMAASLLAGLLGFTLVRASLDRGRA
- the pdxT gene encoding pyridoxal 5'-phosphate synthase glutaminase subunit PdxT, with product MRGVVGVLALQGDFREHKEVLKRLGIGAKEVRKKEHLEGLEALIVPGGESTTIGKLAREYGIEDEVRRRVEEDSLALFGTCAGAIWLAKEILGYPEQPRLGVLDVAVERNAFGRQVESFEEEVEIEGLGPFRGVFIRAPAFRRLGEGVEVLAELGDLPVLVRQGKVLASAFHPELTPDTRLHRLFLDLAGL
- a CDS encoding DUF418 domain-containing protein; amino-acid sequence: MVDGLEAGLFRRVLGLFVPPLQFPQGQVTGYLRHGRRILQKRVSPGPPRGRSPRGVVLQVALAHLWLLRFPQGPLEWLWRRLAYGG
- a CDS encoding winged helix-turn-helix domain-containing protein, with amino-acid sequence MPQVARHLTLRELERRYKKAKDPAEKTRFQAVYHAAKGLSAREIARITLQTPRWVHATVRRYNLLGPEALRDGRHNNPGPRPKLTPEETLKVLEALEGPPPDGGLWTGPKLQRWVAEHLGKRLSLVTSGARILTPIYRLLHEAGFALRVPRPVHRKAEREAQEAFKKTPPRGGGGPGSGAKGEGVGLR
- a CDS encoding transposase, with protein sequence MFLPPYSPELQAVEGRWLVLQGDRELLRRHTLFHWWPGAKGLA
- a CDS encoding PKD domain-containing protein, with product MARFFWGAVLVGLIMWTGCAWQTREEPPSPDTLSLLFQQANIPVGAVRVVNLLPTSQPLVFTNGLEAPRGTLQTLSTASNLVGNPNGFYSVVKAYHVPNNDRDPIRLMGAALIKPGQTEVAISVESTALSMVAYWDWVDWITLGLPSLEAIEPQVQQHPRYSELVRRIRDAVERGESPYEDDGIVALSAEIAGDLVANLIASLPNTIEPLSQSPTDTPDVRFVGGALEVTNNTSITWAAGWMGYESEQILSTGREVVIPEADLSFRWLTGPATKTLNLSGSLDGRYLVCLVPSALGGWSKTNGAFPLQDLLVDLNGIATTRGWIEFALTLSGFVGPGGDLVDAALDESVLSAMVAIANAGVNAYFNDVEYQIGRAEYARNLHRLRIVISQDRIARIEREIADPNLRSNPGAQWKDLAQKYRSDIAILGRKRGKNYFTKSGEVDLRFSNQVGLYVLNQERALLQQQLNRELRAAQEVERRLGQLKGVKSFGKFLVVPTIVDTLGMTYDVVKYKDTYACYDVQVGTAGIRPTLGPNMQVTPPEISNGRKDETYVFNIKVLHLTQQSANFSLSWNFGDGTTGSRNVSASRSPHNESISHAYSNPGAYGLTIQLSAGTTRASQVVPVYIEMPEQSNDYNLNICNVWKAANSGGYGITRDNWDISVIPDGAVFDIAFDTYSIPDRIFVEYPVGTQVLDTGWRGSSRYDGDPKYPGGISGPGAGQFDNIFRKQPGQNTFRVTVVGPDPGTAWKYSIRCRTGVSPQSAGPTEVSPDPEAQRLFRNNPER